A portion of the Thermomicrobiales bacterium genome contains these proteins:
- the rpsO gene encoding 30S ribosomal protein S15, with product MALSTAEKETIISQVRTHEGDTGSPEVQIALLTERINQLTDHLRANKHDHHSRRGLLMMVGKRRRLLAYLSRTDVERYRATIARHGLRK from the coding sequence ATGGCGCTTTCGACGGCTGAAAAGGAAACCATCATCTCGCAGGTGCGAACGCACGAGGGCGACACCGGCTCGCCCGAGGTGCAGATTGCACTGCTCACCGAGCGCATCAACCAGCTCACCGATCATCTGCGCGCAAACAAACACGATCACCACTCACGACGCGGCCTGCTGATGATGGTGGGCAAGCGGCGACGGCTCCTCGCCTATCTCAGCCGCACCGATGTGGAGCGCTATCGCGCCACCATCGCCCGGCACGGACTGCGCAAGTAG
- the mtnP gene encoding S-methyl-5'-thioadenosine phosphorylase → MLGIIGGSGLYDLPDLEFVDRVLPDTPFGFPSDEITIGRIDGREIAFLSRHGRGHRLTPTELPYQANIYALKQIGVDRVVTVSAVGSLREDLPPRTAVLPDQIIDRTVSRPRSFFGEGSVAHVGIADPFCSQLSGQIADASVAVGRPVARGGTYICIEGPQFSTKAESRLYRSWGCAVIGMTAMPEARLAREAELCYATVAMVTDFDVWHDAAGEVTVDMVVANHGANLETARAILGELARTDLGERTCGCGNALAGAIVTDPAVIPPLTRQKIGIIADRYLPPPEHR, encoded by the coding sequence ATGCTCGGAATCATTGGTGGAAGCGGACTTTATGACTTGCCCGATCTGGAATTCGTAGATCGCGTGCTTCCCGATACGCCATTTGGGTTTCCGAGCGATGAGATCACCATCGGCAGAATCGACGGTCGCGAGATCGCATTCCTGAGCCGGCACGGCAGGGGACATCGTCTGACTCCGACCGAGCTGCCGTATCAGGCCAACATCTACGCGCTCAAACAGATCGGTGTCGATCGAGTCGTGACGGTCAGCGCGGTAGGCAGCTTGCGTGAGGATCTCCCGCCGCGCACGGCGGTCTTGCCCGACCAGATCATCGACCGCACGGTGTCGCGCCCGCGCAGTTTCTTCGGTGAGGGGTCTGTGGCGCATGTAGGTATTGCCGATCCCTTCTGCAGCCAACTCTCCGGGCAGATTGCCGATGCGTCGGTGGCGGTGGGACGTCCAGTTGCAAGGGGCGGGACGTATATCTGCATCGAGGGGCCGCAGTTCTCCACCAAGGCGGAATCGCGCCTCTATCGTTCGTGGGGATGCGCGGTCATTGGCATGACTGCCATGCCGGAAGCGCGGCTCGCGCGGGAAGCCGAGCTTTGCTACGCGACCGTGGCAATGGTGACCGATTTCGATGTTTGGCACGATGCTGCGGGAGAGGTGACGGTCGACATGGTTGTCGCGAACCATGGCGCAAATCTGGAGACAGCGCGCGCCATCCTTGGCGAGCTTGCCAGGACCGATCTGGGCGAGCGGACCTGTGGTTGCGGAAACGCGCTGGCCGGAGCGATCGTTACCGATCCAGCGGTCATTCCACCGCTGACCAGACAAAAGATCGGCATCATCGCCGATCGCTATCTCCCGCCACCGGAGCATCGTTGA